A region from the Streptomyces lydicus genome encodes:
- a CDS encoding cupin domain-containing protein has protein sequence MEMKEFHYQDGLRVSLFNLDHKAVPYHFHNEVSDMMYCSRGQITIELPDTDEVFTVQPDQVFQVPHPSKHRFVNGAPVGTLSRYVLLQIGDFDINFVRDAKDIAGQFAERSATQVTGGAIYIEDRKGDIVKLADHFEQEKPEVLDAEEQADVVTALRCFASRGVEEAHPRSGRNS, from the coding sequence ATGGAGATGAAAGAGTTCCATTATCAGGACGGCCTGCGGGTCAGCCTGTTCAATCTCGACCACAAGGCTGTCCCCTACCACTTCCATAATGAAGTGTCCGACATGATGTATTGCTCACGGGGGCAGATCACGATCGAACTGCCCGATACGGACGAGGTGTTCACCGTCCAGCCGGACCAGGTGTTCCAGGTTCCCCATCCGAGCAAGCACAGGTTCGTCAATGGAGCACCTGTCGGAACGCTTTCACGCTATGTCCTTCTGCAGATCGGCGATTTCGACATCAACTTCGTCCGGGACGCCAAGGACATTGCGGGGCAGTTCGCCGAGCGCTCCGCGACGCAGGTCACGGGCGGTGCCATTTACATCGAGGATCGCAAGGGCGACATCGTCAAACTCGCCGATCACTTCGAACAGGAGAAGCCCGAGGTCCTGGACGCGGAGGAGCAAGCTGACGTCGTGACGGCACTGCGGTGCTTCGCCTCCCGTGGCGTGGAGGAAGCGCACCCGCGGAGCGGCCGCAACTCTTGA
- a CDS encoding FAD/NAD(P)-binding protein, which translates to MRGSITYCIIGTGFAGTCALWHVVQRLTDPRRMPPLSPSAVTIVTVERGPVNGPGYPYAKDNVQLAHRCNNEASTMGIHGNDFVDWLAASKPWLIKDHPELVRETHPGIELGEWQPENGEFYPRALFGLYLEKRFQETVERARAQGIDVQQYVRHEAVDGYATEQGFALSLRSLDTDRECTVDGIDRVLLSTGHWQSKATDPLSGESGYAMSPYPPDAVKAAVDEHLRSRRARGERPRVFVQGMGPSGIDAIMTLSGDGEFTYTEDGHIASYRPAVRDGEEPLHIVAGSRCGFFPPVRGPLVPYEPHHLTEERLAEIRRDHQGQLKIERILELLDKDLRRATEGAVGWNDIKSPRYRSAREKLASDLRDSYTGNLVHTIVLKARRMRFYQQLEPSDKATYDRLLDTHFIRTAVPMPSANAEKLLALMDAGILTTVKQGYDAPHTAVGEDGDFRITYRSDEGGQSTLRADCVIRASGQNFGMENHPSPLVQNLLRRGEIVPHEEGGYVTGGIALDARGGYRVMKRVGGGCVPSPYLTSYGSPVRFWQHEHNFAGAFVEAAEWVADEWLDIAAAVTAGSVAVEGPGLVTSETGS; encoded by the coding sequence ATGAGGGGAAGCATCACCTACTGCATCATCGGCACAGGGTTCGCAGGAACCTGCGCGTTGTGGCATGTGGTGCAACGACTCACCGATCCACGCCGTATGCCCCCGCTCTCCCCCTCGGCCGTCACGATCGTCACGGTGGAGCGGGGGCCGGTGAACGGGCCGGGATATCCCTACGCGAAAGACAACGTCCAGCTCGCGCATCGGTGCAACAACGAGGCGAGCACCATGGGGATCCACGGCAATGATTTCGTCGACTGGCTGGCCGCGAGCAAACCATGGCTCATTAAGGACCATCCGGAGCTGGTCCGGGAGACGCATCCCGGAATCGAGCTCGGTGAATGGCAGCCGGAAAACGGCGAGTTCTATCCGCGTGCGTTGTTCGGCCTGTATCTCGAGAAGCGGTTCCAGGAGACCGTCGAGCGGGCCCGTGCACAGGGTATCGACGTTCAGCAGTACGTGCGCCACGAGGCCGTCGACGGCTACGCAACGGAGCAGGGTTTCGCCCTGTCCCTCCGTAGCCTCGATACCGACCGTGAGTGCACGGTGGACGGAATCGACCGCGTCCTGCTGAGCACCGGGCACTGGCAGTCCAAGGCGACCGACCCACTCTCCGGAGAGAGTGGATACGCCATGTCGCCCTATCCGCCGGACGCGGTGAAAGCGGCCGTCGACGAACACCTCCGGTCGCGGCGCGCACGCGGCGAGCGGCCCCGGGTGTTCGTTCAGGGGATGGGCCCGAGCGGTATCGACGCCATTATGACGTTGAGCGGTGACGGCGAGTTCACCTACACCGAGGACGGTCATATCGCGTCGTACCGGCCGGCGGTGCGGGACGGCGAAGAGCCGTTGCACATCGTCGCCGGATCGCGCTGCGGTTTCTTCCCTCCCGTGCGGGGGCCGCTCGTACCGTACGAGCCGCACCATCTCACGGAGGAGCGCCTGGCGGAGATCCGGCGCGATCACCAAGGGCAGCTGAAGATCGAGCGCATTCTGGAGCTCTTGGACAAGGACCTGCGCCGGGCAACCGAAGGGGCAGTGGGGTGGAACGACATCAAAAGCCCCCGCTATCGCTCCGCCAGGGAAAAGCTCGCGAGCGATCTCCGGGACTCGTACACCGGGAACCTCGTCCACACCATTGTGCTGAAAGCGCGGAGAATGCGCTTCTACCAGCAGCTCGAACCGTCCGACAAGGCGACGTACGACCGTCTGCTCGACACCCACTTCATTCGGACGGCCGTGCCGATGCCGTCCGCAAACGCGGAGAAGCTTCTCGCTTTGATGGACGCCGGGATATTGACGACCGTCAAGCAAGGCTATGACGCGCCGCACACAGCAGTGGGGGAGGACGGTGATTTCCGGATCACCTACCGGTCCGACGAGGGCGGACAGTCGACCCTGCGGGCGGACTGCGTGATCCGTGCCAGCGGGCAGAACTTCGGCATGGAGAACCATCCGTCGCCCTTGGTGCAGAACCTTCTGAGGCGAGGCGAGATCGTCCCGCATGAGGAAGGGGGGTATGTCACGGGCGGAATCGCGCTCGACGCCCGGGGCGGGTACCGGGTGATGAAGCGGGTGGGCGGCGGGTGTGTTCCGTCGCCGTATCTCACCTCCTACGGTTCGCCCGTCAGGTTCTGGCAGCACGAACACAATTTCGCCGGCGCATTCGTCGAGGCGGCCGAGTGGGTTGCCGACGAGTGGCTAGACATCGCGGCGGCCGTCACCGCAGGCTCCGTGGCCGTCGAGGGTCCCGGATTGGTCACCAGCGAGACAGGGAGCTGA
- a CDS encoding pyridoxal phosphate-dependent aminotransferase — protein sequence MTRPTVQKNRGISDAVLSIPESVTHGTAAKIAALNKALPEGDRIIDLSIGALDTPTDPRIDRGVIEFVEKQSDAIHAFAPVRGFPFLLESVAARVARLHGISYDPNREIMVTPGGVKGSISVVFHALLNPGDEVVIPVPNWPHYSDMVRLHEAIPKTVLVTAHDGLTAPALEEALSERTKIVVLGDCINPTGKVYSTEELSALADVIARHNQRCESRGESPVYVLFDSPYEAHIVGERAKTFAAIDVSLPDGSRSSMRPWTLSVTGPGKTYGMHGDRIGYLCGPSDIVDAAARAQVNITSFASTYGQVATHIALQPQMDEVAAARAKAARTNLQAMLRELEAVPSLKISPAQGGYFLFVDFSGYADAYQKKGYSSADQFLLEEAKVATICGSHFAEGHFLDHLVRINCGRTGALVSKAGIRIRDALTRLES from the coding sequence GTGACTCGGCCGACCGTGCAGAAAAATCGTGGAATTTCCGATGCCGTCCTGAGTATTCCCGAATCGGTGACTCACGGCACCGCGGCGAAGATCGCCGCACTGAACAAGGCACTCCCCGAGGGCGACCGGATCATCGACCTCAGCATCGGCGCGCTGGACACACCGACCGATCCCCGGATCGACCGAGGCGTGATCGAGTTCGTGGAGAAGCAATCCGACGCGATTCATGCCTTTGCGCCCGTCAGAGGATTTCCGTTCCTGTTGGAGTCCGTGGCCGCGCGGGTGGCCCGACTCCATGGCATTTCCTACGATCCGAACCGTGAAATCATGGTCACGCCGGGCGGTGTGAAGGGTTCGATTTCGGTAGTCTTCCACGCCTTGCTGAACCCGGGCGACGAAGTCGTGATCCCGGTGCCCAACTGGCCGCACTACTCGGACATGGTGCGGCTGCACGAAGCCATCCCGAAGACCGTCCTGGTCACGGCGCACGACGGCCTCACGGCGCCGGCTCTGGAGGAAGCGCTCTCGGAGCGGACCAAGATTGTCGTGCTCGGCGACTGCATCAACCCGACCGGCAAGGTCTATTCGACCGAGGAATTGTCGGCGCTGGCCGATGTCATCGCCCGGCACAATCAGCGGTGCGAGTCCCGCGGCGAGAGCCCCGTCTACGTCCTGTTCGACTCTCCCTACGAGGCCCATATCGTGGGGGAGCGCGCCAAGACGTTTGCCGCCATCGACGTTTCGCTCCCCGACGGCAGCCGCAGCTCCATGCGACCGTGGACGCTGTCAGTGACCGGACCGGGCAAGACGTACGGAATGCACGGCGACCGGATCGGCTACCTCTGCGGCCCGTCGGACATCGTGGACGCCGCGGCGCGCGCACAGGTCAACATCACCTCGTTCGCGTCCACTTACGGACAGGTCGCCACGCACATCGCCTTGCAGCCGCAAATGGACGAGGTGGCGGCCGCCAGAGCGAAGGCCGCACGCACCAATCTCCAGGCCATGCTGCGTGAGCTCGAAGCCGTCCCCTCGTTGAAGATCAGCCCAGCCCAGGGGGGCTACTTCCTCTTCGTCGACTTTTCGGGCTACGCCGACGCCTACCAGAAAAAGGGCTACAGCAGCGCCGATCAGTTCCTGCTGGAAGAGGCGAAGGTCGCCACGATCTGCGGCAGCCATTTCGCGGAGGGCCACTTCCTCGATCACCTCGTGCGGATCAACTGCGGCCGGACGGGTGCGCTCGTGAGCAAGGCCGGCATACGTATCCGGGACGCCCTCACACGCTTGGAGTCCTGA
- a CDS encoding iron-containing redox enzyme family protein, which translates to MDELDRHPVYDNEYFKFLENSPWNSRTYEFHRANFFQRTEGTVKGIAHVCAQAAANDDRDTLVLFSYILNEEAGNGEAAHCHEVLMENAHNLHGEIEFGLAPLLVKDARRSDLVIPETFAYRERTRELLGANYHRMLGVAMALESHADRMLQVCRTAFRNSNNKQPESEFVNNVEIYFNVHVGDEGVEERHAADAKKCVQNNCRTDADVAEIAYGANETLKIQQEMWNAMHKAVRELNS; encoded by the coding sequence ATGGACGAGTTGGACCGGCACCCGGTCTACGACAACGAGTACTTCAAGTTCCTGGAGAACTCGCCATGGAACAGCCGCACCTATGAATTCCACCGGGCGAACTTCTTCCAGCGCACCGAGGGCACGGTCAAAGGCATCGCCCATGTGTGTGCGCAGGCGGCGGCCAACGATGACCGGGACACGCTGGTCCTGTTCTCCTACATCCTCAACGAGGAGGCCGGGAACGGCGAGGCCGCCCATTGCCATGAGGTGTTGATGGAGAACGCCCACAACTTGCACGGCGAGATCGAGTTCGGCCTGGCGCCGTTACTCGTGAAGGACGCGCGCCGCAGTGACCTGGTCATTCCGGAGACGTTCGCGTACCGGGAGCGCACCCGGGAACTGCTGGGGGCGAACTACCACCGCATGCTGGGCGTCGCGATGGCGCTGGAGTCCCACGCCGACAGGATGCTGCAGGTCTGCCGTACGGCGTTCCGCAACAGCAACAACAAGCAGCCCGAATCCGAGTTCGTCAACAACGTCGAGATCTACTTCAACGTCCATGTCGGCGACGAGGGCGTCGAGGAACGCCATGCCGCCGATGCGAAGAAGTGCGTCCAGAACAACTGCCGCACCGATGCCGACGTCGCCGAGATCGCCTACGGCGCGAACGAGACGCTGAAGATACAACAGGAAATGTGGAACGCGATGCACAAGGCCGTCCGCGAGTTGAATTCCTAG